A single region of the Paraburkholderia sprentiae WSM5005 genome encodes:
- a CDS encoding ABC transporter ATP-binding protein, protein MTDAPLVLADGIVRRDAQRGQTLLQPTTFALRAGERVAITGPSGSGKSVLLRALALLDPIDAGHILWHGAPVERAAIPRYRRGVAYIRQRPALIDGSVEDNLRYPFELRAYRDVRFDRAHAAGLAMQAGRGEDFLGKRASELSGGEAQIAALIRVLQLAPEVLLLDEPTASLDPASSRAIEALVQAWFDAAPHAHASMWVSHDLGQAARMSERHLTMRTGVLTEETLVRRDAERPAPADLPRESRQ, encoded by the coding sequence CCCTCGTCCTCGCCGACGGCATCGTGCGGCGCGATGCGCAGCGCGGCCAGACGCTGTTGCAGCCGACCACCTTCGCCCTGCGCGCCGGCGAGCGCGTCGCGATAACCGGACCGTCCGGTTCCGGCAAGAGCGTCTTGCTGCGCGCGCTCGCGCTGCTCGATCCGATCGATGCGGGCCACATCCTGTGGCATGGCGCGCCGGTCGAGCGCGCCGCGATTCCGCGCTACCGGCGCGGTGTCGCGTATATCCGGCAGCGGCCCGCGCTGATCGACGGCAGCGTCGAAGACAATCTACGCTATCCGTTCGAGCTGCGCGCGTATCGCGACGTGCGCTTCGATCGCGCGCACGCGGCCGGGCTTGCCATGCAAGCAGGCCGCGGCGAGGACTTTCTCGGCAAGCGCGCGAGCGAGCTGTCGGGTGGCGAAGCGCAGATCGCTGCGTTGATCCGCGTGCTGCAACTCGCGCCCGAAGTGCTGCTGCTCGACGAGCCGACCGCATCGCTCGACCCGGCATCGTCGCGCGCGATCGAAGCGCTCGTGCAGGCGTGGTTCGATGCCGCGCCGCACGCTCACGCGTCGATGTGGGTGTCGCACGATCTCGGGCAGGCGGCACGCATGAGCGAACGGCATCTGACGATGCGCACCGGCGTACTGACCGAAGAAACGCTCGTGCGGCGCGACGCGGAGCGACCCGCCCCCGCGGACCTGCCCCGGGAGTCTCGCCAATGA
- the serB gene encoding phosphoserine phosphatase SerB: MNLVIQSVAPLSTDHHKILVALARGSHAAVIDANAIRIADADPAQRADVEAYCYTHQLDYAFVEAGRQLRDFGLVAMDMDSTLITIECIDEIADFCGLKAEVAAITEAAMRGEIKDFNESLTRRVALLKGLDASALERVYEERLQLSPGAERMLAGAKQAGLKTLLVSGGFTFFTAKLKARLGLDFTRANTLEIIDGKLTGNVIGEIVNADVKARMLRETCATLGIEASRAIAIGDGSNDLKMMAEAGLSVAFRAKPVVREAASVSFNFVGLDGLLRLL, from the coding sequence ATGAACCTCGTCATTCAAAGCGTCGCCCCCCTTTCCACCGACCACCACAAAATCCTCGTCGCGCTTGCGCGCGGCTCGCACGCCGCCGTCATCGACGCGAACGCCATTCGCATCGCCGATGCGGACCCTGCGCAGCGCGCCGACGTCGAAGCGTATTGCTACACGCATCAGCTCGATTACGCGTTTGTCGAAGCGGGCCGCCAGTTGCGCGACTTCGGCCTCGTCGCGATGGACATGGATTCGACGCTGATCACGATCGAGTGCATCGACGAAATCGCCGATTTCTGCGGGCTCAAGGCCGAAGTCGCGGCGATCACCGAGGCTGCGATGCGCGGTGAGATCAAGGACTTCAACGAAAGTCTGACGCGTCGCGTCGCGCTGTTGAAGGGGCTCGACGCCAGCGCGCTCGAGCGTGTGTACGAAGAGCGCCTGCAGTTGTCGCCAGGCGCCGAACGCATGCTTGCCGGCGCGAAACAGGCGGGCCTGAAAACGCTGCTCGTGTCGGGCGGCTTCACGTTCTTCACCGCGAAGCTGAAGGCGCGCCTCGGCCTCGATTTCACGCGTGCGAACACGCTCGAAATCATCGACGGCAAGCTGACGGGCAACGTGATCGGCGAGATCGTCAATGCCGACGTGAAAGCGCGCATGCTGCGCGAAACCTGCGCGACGCTCGGCATCGAAGCGTCGCGCGCAATCGCGATCGGCGACGGCTCGAACGACCTGAAGATGATGGCCGAAGCCGGACTCTCCGTGGCATTCCGCGCGAAACCGGTGGTGCGCGAAGCAGCCAGCGTGTCGTTCAATTTCGTGGGACTGGACGGCTTGCTGCGGCTGCTTTGA
- a CDS encoding DUF6013 family protein — translation MSFSFKLSAVSVVASLACALVPAARAATPITVTNQAALDGPIRYTVRVTSKQFGNSQETRTIRSGESDDFTWKTVPPGGPVAATDACPDYSSLPVDANGAMIRQTQIRFAPVVSSDGTATVQLSFQAQTPHGVKTVTSGGKTLKCPNDVRASQIVRFTMPVNGTTKTLTLSDGTEVAVTAKR, via the coding sequence ATGAGCTTTAGCTTCAAACTCTCCGCCGTTTCCGTTGTCGCTTCTCTCGCCTGCGCACTGGTGCCGGCTGCTCGCGCGGCCACGCCGATCACGGTGACCAACCAGGCCGCGCTCGACGGTCCGATTCGCTACACCGTTCGCGTCACGTCGAAACAGTTCGGCAATTCCCAGGAGACCCGCACGATCCGCTCGGGCGAATCGGACGACTTCACGTGGAAGACCGTGCCGCCCGGCGGTCCGGTGGCCGCGACGGACGCATGCCCGGACTATTCGTCGCTGCCGGTCGACGCGAATGGCGCGATGATCCGTCAAACGCAGATCCGCTTTGCGCCGGTCGTGTCGAGCGACGGCACCGCGACCGTGCAGCTGAGCTTCCAGGCGCAGACGCCGCATGGCGTGAAAACCGTGACGAGCGGCGGCAAGACGCTCAAGTGTCCGAACGATGTGCGCGCGAGTCAGATCGTGCGGTTCACGATGCCGGTCAACGGCACGACGAAAACGCTGACCCTCAGCGACGGCACCGAGGTCGCGGTTACCGCGAAGCGTTGA
- the bktB gene encoding beta-ketothiolase BktB — MQRDVVVVSGVRTAIGTFGGSLKEFAPTDLGARVVREVLERASVSGDEVGHVVFGNVVHTEPKDMYLARVAAINGGVAQHTPALTVNRLCGSGLQAIVSAAQSVLLGDADIAIGGGAENMSRAPYSMPAARFGQRMGDARLVDMMVGALNDPFQSIHMGVTAENVARKYEISRDAQDALALESHRRAAHAITSGYFKEQILPITIPSKKGDAVFDTDEHARMNATAEDFAKLKPVFAKDNGTVTAGNASGINDAAAAVVLMERSVAERRGVKPLARLVSYAHAGVDPAYMGIGPVPASRKALERAGITVAELDVIEANEAFAAQACAVSKELGFDPAKVNPNGSGISLGHPIGATGALITVKALYELQRIGGRYALVTMCIGGGQGIAAVFERL, encoded by the coding sequence ATGCAACGGGACGTCGTGGTGGTAAGCGGTGTACGCACGGCAATCGGCACGTTCGGCGGCAGCCTGAAGGAGTTCGCGCCGACCGATCTCGGCGCGCGCGTCGTGCGCGAAGTGCTCGAACGCGCGAGCGTGTCGGGTGACGAAGTCGGGCACGTCGTGTTCGGCAACGTCGTGCACACCGAGCCGAAGGACATGTACCTCGCGCGCGTCGCCGCGATCAACGGCGGGGTCGCGCAGCATACGCCCGCGCTGACCGTGAACCGGCTGTGCGGATCGGGCTTGCAGGCGATCGTGTCGGCCGCACAGAGCGTGCTGCTCGGCGACGCCGACATCGCGATCGGCGGCGGCGCTGAAAACATGAGCCGCGCGCCTTACTCGATGCCGGCCGCGCGCTTCGGCCAGCGCATGGGCGACGCGCGCCTCGTCGACATGATGGTCGGCGCGCTCAACGATCCGTTTCAGTCGATCCATATGGGCGTGACCGCCGAGAACGTCGCGCGCAAGTACGAGATCTCGCGCGACGCGCAGGACGCGCTCGCGCTCGAGTCGCATCGTCGCGCAGCCCACGCGATTACGAGCGGCTACTTCAAGGAACAGATTCTGCCGATCACGATTCCGTCGAAAAAGGGCGACGCCGTGTTCGACACGGACGAGCACGCGCGGATGAACGCAACGGCGGAAGACTTCGCGAAGCTGAAGCCGGTGTTCGCGAAGGACAATGGCACGGTGACGGCTGGCAACGCGTCGGGCATCAACGACGCGGCCGCGGCCGTCGTGCTGATGGAGCGTAGCGTCGCCGAGCGGCGCGGCGTGAAGCCGTTGGCGCGGCTGGTGTCGTACGCGCATGCGGGCGTCGATCCGGCGTACATGGGTATCGGGCCGGTGCCGGCGAGCCGCAAGGCGCTCGAGCGGGCGGGCATCACCGTCGCCGAGCTCGATGTGATCGAGGCCAACGAGGCATTCGCCGCGCAAGCGTGCGCGGTCAGTAAGGAGCTCGGCTTCGATCCGGCCAAGGTCAATCCGAATGGCTCGGGCATTTCGCTCGGCCATCCGATCGGCGCGACCGGCGCGCTGATCACCGTGAAGGCGCTGTACGAGTTGCAGCGCATCGGCGGGCGCTATGCGCTCGTCACGATGTGCATCGGCGGCGGCCAGGGCATCGCGGCGGTTTTCGAGCGTCTGTGA
- a CDS encoding cystathionine beta-lyase has product MTESKRKRGLQTRIVHAEDQITPGFESFSTPVTRASTVVFPDLAAMRALDWKNDAQWRYGLHATPTQIALAQRLAAIEGGKHALLQPSGLSSISNVYFGLLKAGDDVLIPDNVYSPNRDHGDWLARDFGITARYYDPLIGAGIASLIRPNTRLIWIEAPGSVTMEVPDVPAITAAARARKVVTAIDNTWSAGLAFRPFDHGVDISVQALTKYQSGGGDVLMGATITVERDVHVKLKAARMRMGIGVSSDDCSLILRSLPSMQLRFAQHDRAALSLAAWLKSRPEIVAVLHPALADCAGHEVYKRDFTGAGGLFSVVFDERYSAAQIDTFCESLELFSLGWSWGGAHSLAMPYDIASMRTAAQWPHRGTLVRFYIGLEDEADLRADIEQSLATLA; this is encoded by the coding sequence ATGACAGAATCCAAACGCAAACGTGGTCTGCAAACCCGCATCGTGCATGCCGAGGACCAGATCACGCCGGGCTTCGAGTCGTTCTCGACGCCGGTCACGCGCGCGTCGACGGTGGTGTTCCCCGACCTCGCCGCGATGCGCGCGCTCGACTGGAAGAACGACGCGCAATGGCGCTACGGCCTGCATGCGACGCCAACGCAGATCGCGCTCGCGCAGCGCCTCGCCGCGATCGAGGGCGGCAAACATGCGTTGCTGCAGCCGTCGGGGCTGTCGTCGATCTCGAACGTGTACTTCGGTCTTTTGAAGGCCGGCGACGACGTGCTGATCCCCGATAACGTCTACTCGCCCAACCGCGACCACGGCGACTGGCTCGCGCGCGATTTCGGCATCACGGCGCGCTACTACGATCCGCTGATCGGCGCGGGCATCGCCAGTCTGATCCGGCCGAACACGCGCCTGATCTGGATCGAGGCGCCGGGCTCGGTGACGATGGAAGTGCCCGACGTACCCGCCATCACCGCGGCGGCGCGCGCGCGCAAGGTCGTCACCGCGATCGACAACACGTGGTCCGCGGGCCTCGCGTTCCGGCCGTTCGACCACGGCGTCGACATCTCGGTGCAGGCGCTGACCAAATACCAGTCGGGCGGCGGCGACGTGCTGATGGGCGCGACGATCACGGTCGAGCGCGACGTGCATGTGAAGCTGAAGGCGGCGCGCATGCGCATGGGCATCGGCGTGTCCTCGGACGACTGCTCGTTGATCCTGCGTAGCCTGCCGAGCATGCAACTGCGTTTCGCGCAGCACGATCGCGCGGCGCTATCGCTCGCGGCGTGGTTGAAGAGCCGGCCGGAAATCGTCGCGGTGCTGCATCCGGCGCTTGCCGACTGTGCGGGGCACGAAGTGTACAAGCGCGACTTCACCGGCGCGGGCGGCCTGTTCTCGGTCGTGTTCGACGAGCGGTATAGCGCGGCACAGATCGACACGTTCTGCGAATCGCTCGAACTGTTTTCGCTCGGCTGGAGTTGGGGCGGCGCGCATAGCCTCGCGATGCCATACGACATTGCGTCGATGCGCACGGCGGCACAGTGGCCGCACCGCGGCACGCTGGTGCGCTTCTATATCGGTCTCGAGGACGAGGCGGATCTGCGTGCGGATATCGAGCAGAGCCTCGCGACGCTCGCTTAG
- a CDS encoding ABC transporter permease, with product MSLQNLSLWDVAIATLLIVVNGAVSVALKLGLERKLAWAAVRTVVQLLAIGYVLGWVFRFDRWYVVLPLMIVMTLIAGFAGAQRGSRSYAGQRADSVLSIWVSSWLVAAVGLFVVIRIHPWYAPQYAIPILGMILGNTLTGVSLGIERMTEELTARRDRVDMALALGATRWEAAQAPARQAVRAGMMPTLNQMAVVGVVSLPGMMTGQVLAGQSPLQAVRYQIVIMFLIAAASALGTVGAVLLTYRRLFSAEHQFLPARLVERDARQG from the coding sequence ATGAGCCTGCAGAATCTGAGCTTGTGGGACGTCGCGATCGCGACGCTGCTGATCGTCGTGAACGGCGCGGTATCGGTCGCGCTGAAGCTCGGTCTCGAACGCAAGCTCGCATGGGCGGCGGTGCGCACCGTCGTCCAGCTGCTCGCGATCGGCTATGTGCTCGGCTGGGTGTTCCGCTTCGATCGCTGGTACGTCGTGCTGCCGCTGATGATCGTAATGACGCTGATCGCCGGTTTCGCGGGCGCGCAGCGCGGCAGCCGCAGCTATGCCGGCCAGCGCGCCGACAGCGTGCTGTCGATCTGGGTCAGCTCGTGGCTAGTTGCCGCGGTGGGACTGTTCGTCGTGATCCGCATTCATCCGTGGTACGCGCCGCAATATGCGATTCCAATTCTCGGCATGATCCTCGGCAACACGCTGACCGGCGTGTCGCTTGGCATTGAGCGGATGACCGAGGAGTTGACCGCGCGGCGCGATCGCGTCGACATGGCGCTCGCGCTCGGCGCGACGCGCTGGGAGGCCGCGCAGGCGCCGGCGCGTCAGGCGGTGCGCGCGGGCATGATGCCGACGTTGAACCAGATGGCGGTGGTCGGCGTCGTGAGTTTGCCCGGCATGATGACCGGTCAGGTGCTAGCCGGGCAATCGCCATTGCAGGCGGTGCGCTACCAGATCGTCATCATGTTTCTGATCGCGGCGGCGTCGGCGCTAGGGACCGTGGGCGCGGTGCTGCTCACGTACCGGCGGCTCTTTTCGGCCGAGCATCAGTTCTTGCCGGCGCGGCTCGTCGAGCGTGACGCGCGTCAAGGATGA
- the ku gene encoding non-homologous end joining protein Ku, translating to MAHMIWKGAISFGLVHVPVQLYPATQSEKVGFNLLDKRSIDPVGYKQINKRTGKDVTRDNIVRGFEYEKDRYVVLSDDEIRSANPESTQTVDILAFVDAPDISFLYLDTPYFLTPDRKGEKVYALLREAMTASGKVGVASVVLHNKQHLAALIPLGPVLALNTLRWANEVRSLDEFKVPPEGMKAAGVSAKELDMAKKLIDDMSETWDPTQYHDTFRDDIMALVERKIRAGKTEEITEVETPRESRKSADILDLSDLLRRSLGRGKGKQAATGRKRAADEDEDEDQADSEADSEEQTTAPARKKSRAASTARSRSGDGGSSGRASSKTTATSRKRRAAA from the coding sequence ATGGCACACATGATCTGGAAAGGCGCAATCAGTTTCGGGCTCGTCCACGTGCCGGTTCAGCTCTATCCGGCGACGCAGTCCGAAAAGGTCGGCTTCAATCTGCTCGACAAGCGCTCGATCGACCCGGTCGGCTACAAGCAGATCAACAAGCGCACCGGCAAGGACGTGACTCGCGACAACATCGTGCGCGGCTTCGAGTACGAGAAGGACCGCTACGTCGTCCTATCGGACGACGAAATCCGCTCGGCGAACCCCGAGTCGACGCAGACAGTCGACATCCTCGCGTTCGTCGACGCCCCTGACATCTCGTTCCTCTATCTCGACACGCCGTATTTCCTGACGCCCGACCGCAAGGGCGAAAAAGTCTATGCGCTATTGCGCGAGGCGATGACGGCGTCGGGCAAGGTCGGCGTCGCGAGTGTCGTGCTGCACAACAAGCAACATCTGGCGGCGCTGATTCCGCTTGGTCCGGTGCTGGCGCTGAACACGCTGCGCTGGGCCAACGAGGTGCGCAGTCTCGACGAATTCAAGGTGCCGCCCGAGGGCATGAAGGCCGCTGGCGTGTCGGCGAAGGAACTCGACATGGCGAAAAAGCTGATCGACGACATGAGCGAGACGTGGGACCCGACGCAGTACCACGATACGTTTCGCGACGACATCATGGCGCTCGTCGAGCGCAAGATTCGCGCGGGCAAGACCGAGGAGATCACCGAAGTCGAAACGCCGCGCGAGTCGCGCAAGTCCGCCGACATTCTCGACCTGTCCGATCTGCTGCGGCGCAGCCTCGGCCGCGGCAAGGGCAAGCAGGCCGCCACGGGCCGCAAGCGCGCAGCCGACGAGGACGAGGACGAGGATCAGGCCGACAGCGAGGCCGACTCCGAAGAACAGACAACCGCGCCCGCGCGCAAAAAGTCTCGCGCCGCAAGCACCGCGCGCAGTCGCAGCGGTGATGGCGGCAGCAGCGGCCGCGCGAGCTCGAAAACCACGGCGACGTCCCGCAAACGGCGTGCGGCGGCCTGA
- a CDS encoding cytochrome P450 yields the protein MTLASASDASSLARDFDLRDPDPAFYADPYPVYHALRTYEPIRRMPDGSIFLTRFRDVQAVYRDPNTFSSDKTVEFRPKYGDSPLYAHHTTSLVFNDPPRHTRVRKLIAGALTARAIAAMEPALIRLVDSLLDAAAQRGRIDLIGEFAAAIPLEVIGNLLDVPHGERAPLRNWSLAILGALEPSLTGAQFERGNRAVSEFVDYLRGLVARRRCEPGDPQHDVLTRLIQGEGPDEQLSEVELLQNCIFILNAGHETTTNLIGNGLVTLSEWAEERAALRREPALIASAVEECLRFESSNQLGNRMTTVDTEIGGVALARGTPVTLCIGAANRDPEQFAQPDRFHIRRDPNRHLAFGFGIHQCAGLSLARLEARIAIGRFVQRFPAYRLDGEPTRGGRVRFRGFASVPVLLAP from the coding sequence ATGACCCTAGCGAGCGCCAGCGATGCATCCTCCCTTGCCCGCGACTTCGATCTGCGTGATCCGGACCCCGCGTTCTACGCCGATCCCTATCCGGTCTATCACGCACTGCGTACCTACGAGCCGATCCGGCGCATGCCCGACGGCTCGATCTTCTTGACGCGCTTTCGCGACGTGCAGGCGGTCTACCGCGACCCGAACACCTTCAGCTCCGACAAGACCGTCGAGTTCCGGCCGAAATATGGCGACTCGCCGCTCTACGCGCATCACACCACGAGCCTCGTGTTCAACGATCCACCGCGCCACACGCGGGTGCGCAAACTGATCGCCGGCGCCCTGACCGCGCGTGCGATCGCGGCGATGGAGCCCGCGCTGATCCGGCTCGTCGACAGCCTGCTCGATGCGGCCGCGCAACGCGGGCGTATCGATCTGATCGGCGAGTTCGCAGCGGCGATTCCGCTCGAGGTCATCGGCAATCTGCTCGACGTGCCGCACGGCGAGCGCGCGCCGCTGCGCAACTGGTCGCTGGCGATCCTCGGTGCGCTCGAGCCGTCGCTGACCGGCGCGCAGTTCGAGCGCGGCAATCGCGCGGTCAGCGAATTCGTCGACTATCTGCGCGGCCTCGTCGCACGACGCCGTTGCGAGCCGGGCGATCCGCAGCACGACGTGCTGACGCGACTGATTCAGGGCGAGGGGCCGGACGAACAGCTATCCGAAGTTGAACTGCTGCAGAACTGCATTTTCATTCTGAACGCCGGGCACGAAACGACCACCAACCTGATCGGCAACGGGCTCGTCACGCTGAGCGAATGGGCCGAGGAGCGCGCCGCGCTGCGGCGCGAGCCGGCGCTGATCGCTAGCGCGGTCGAGGAGTGTTTGCGCTTCGAGAGTTCGAATCAGCTCGGCAACCGCATGACTACCGTCGATACCGAGATCGGCGGCGTCGCGCTCGCGCGCGGTACGCCGGTCACGCTGTGCATCGGCGCGGCCAATCGGGACCCCGAGCAGTTTGCGCAACCGGACCGCTTCCACATTCGTCGCGACCCGAACCGGCATCTCGCGTTCGGATTCGGGATTCACCAGTGCGCGGGCTTGTCGCTGGCGCGGCTGGAAGCGCGAATTGCGATCGGGCGCTTCGTGCAGCGCTTCCCGGCGTATCGCCTCGACGGCGAGCCGACGCGGGGCGGGCGCGTGAGGTTTCGTGGGTTTGCGTCGGTGCCGGTCCTGCTCGCGCCTTGA
- the ligD gene encoding DNA ligase D has product MNDRLDLYHRKRRFEDTPEPAGAAARKRAASKTGKRAPRAAPDTLSYVIQEHHARRLHYDFRLELNGALLSWAIPKGPSLDPSVKRLAVHVEDHPIEYGTFEGEIPPGNYGAGTVIVWDRGTWEPAGSAAEAARSYAAGKLKFHLHGEKLHGGWTLVRSHMRGSGDKEQWLLIKERDEQARDESDYDVLKELPGSALTDGASKGRRTKQSKADTATPRDGTSASAGKPARSASSRRTTDPKRPDIVATRSAQSLRELAVSPSIEGALKAALPASLKPELATLVDTAPPGDDWLYEIKFDGYRVLARIDHASKAKGGAVSVFTRNGNDWTARFSKQIEAFAALELQSAWLDGEAVVLDERDVPNFQLLQNAFDAHRPQDIVIYLFDLPFLNGYDLRGVPLEQRRAILRALLEGVDDRVLRFSNDFAFSADELLESACDMALEGIIGKRRDSSYVSGRSPSWIKLKCRRRQEFVIGGYSEPSGSRAAFGALLLGVYDGDGRLRYAGRVGTGFDAALLRSVKRALDAHPSKRMPFASEPRERSRTPVHWVDPVLVAECNFAEWTSDGIVRQASFVSLRDDKPARQIVRETARQGADVQQQTDTASDDTPQTSAPNQRAAKKTGKTAKSGKTAAAAETAPARTTATRSRAHSEIAGVRISHPDRVIDKSSGASKLELVQYYASIAEWMLPHLRERPVALVRAPEDIGGELFFQKHSQKLSIPHVTQHEGLDPGHPPLITIDTAAALVGAAQMGTVELHTWNAVASNIEKPDRVVFDLDPDPSLGWERMVEAAQLTRSLLDELGLKSFCKTSGGKGLHVIVPLAKQAGWDEVKAFSQAVAQHMASTLPQYFSAKMGAQNRKKKIFIDYLRNNRGSSTVAAFSVRARPGLGVSVPLAWDELDSTTSGDQWNIRNVHERVDGLDNDPWADYAKTRQRITAAMKKRLGVA; this is encoded by the coding sequence ATGAACGACCGACTCGACCTCTATCACCGCAAACGCCGCTTCGAGGACACGCCGGAGCCGGCCGGCGCGGCGGCCCGCAAGCGCGCCGCGAGCAAGACCGGCAAGCGCGCACCGCGCGCCGCGCCCGACACGCTGTCCTACGTGATCCAGGAGCACCACGCGCGGCGTCTGCACTACGACTTCCGGCTCGAACTGAACGGCGCGCTGCTGTCGTGGGCGATTCCGAAGGGACCGAGCCTCGACCCGTCGGTCAAACGGCTCGCGGTGCACGTCGAGGACCATCCGATCGAATACGGTACGTTCGAGGGCGAGATTCCGCCCGGCAACTACGGCGCGGGCACGGTGATCGTGTGGGATCGCGGCACGTGGGAGCCGGCGGGCAGCGCGGCCGAAGCCGCGCGATCGTATGCGGCCGGCAAGCTCAAGTTCCATTTGCACGGCGAGAAGCTGCACGGCGGCTGGACGCTCGTACGTAGCCACATGCGCGGCAGCGGCGACAAGGAACAATGGCTGTTGATCAAGGAGCGCGACGAGCAAGCGCGCGACGAAAGCGACTACGACGTGCTCAAAGAGCTGCCGGGCAGCGCGCTGACCGACGGGGCTTCGAAAGGCAGGAGAACCAAGCAATCGAAAGCGGACACGGCAACGCCGCGCGACGGCACGTCCGCGAGCGCAGGCAAGCCGGCCAGGTCCGCATCCTCGCGCCGCACCACCGATCCCAAACGCCCCGACATCGTCGCGACCCGCAGCGCGCAATCTCTGCGCGAACTCGCCGTGTCGCCATCGATAGAAGGCGCGCTCAAAGCCGCATTGCCCGCGAGCCTGAAGCCGGAACTGGCCACGCTCGTCGACACCGCGCCGCCAGGCGACGACTGGCTCTACGAGATCAAGTTCGACGGCTACCGCGTGCTTGCGCGCATCGACCATGCATCGAAAGCGAAGGGCGGTGCCGTCAGTGTTTTCACGCGCAACGGCAACGACTGGACCGCCAGGTTCAGCAAGCAGATCGAGGCCTTCGCGGCGCTCGAGCTGCAAAGCGCGTGGCTCGACGGCGAAGCGGTCGTGCTCGACGAACGCGACGTGCCGAACTTTCAGTTGCTGCAAAACGCGTTCGACGCGCATCGTCCGCAGGACATCGTGATCTATCTGTTCGATCTGCCGTTTCTGAATGGCTACGACCTGCGCGGCGTACCGCTCGAACAGCGTCGCGCGATTTTGCGCGCGCTGCTCGAAGGCGTCGACGATCGCGTGCTGCGCTTTTCAAACGACTTCGCGTTCAGCGCCGACGAGCTGCTCGAGAGCGCGTGCGACATGGCACTCGAAGGCATCATCGGCAAACGGCGCGACAGCAGCTATGTGTCGGGCCGCTCGCCGTCGTGGATCAAGCTGAAGTGCCGGCGCCGCCAGGAGTTCGTGATCGGCGGCTATTCCGAGCCGAGCGGCAGCCGCGCGGCGTTCGGCGCGCTGCTGCTCGGGGTGTACGACGGCGACGGCCGGCTGCGGTACGCGGGGCGCGTCGGCACCGGCTTCGACGCCGCGCTGCTGCGCTCGGTCAAACGGGCGCTCGACGCGCACCCGAGCAAGCGCATGCCGTTCGCGAGCGAGCCGCGCGAGCGCAGCCGCACGCCCGTGCATTGGGTCGATCCGGTGCTCGTCGCCGAATGCAACTTCGCCGAATGGACGAGCGACGGCATCGTGCGCCAGGCGTCGTTCGTCAGCCTGCGCGACGACAAGCCGGCGCGCCAGATCGTCAGGGAAACCGCCCGACAAGGAGCCGACGTGCAACAGCAAACCGACACCGCTTCCGACGATACACCGCAAACAAGCGCGCCGAATCAGCGCGCGGCCAAAAAGACCGGCAAGACCGCCAAGAGCGGCAAGACGGCCGCCGCCGCCGAAACCGCGCCCGCCCGAACCACGGCAACACGCTCGCGCGCGCACAGCGAAATCGCCGGCGTGCGCATCTCGCATCCCGATCGCGTGATCGACAAAAGCAGCGGCGCCAGCAAGCTCGAACTGGTGCAGTACTACGCATCGATCGCCGAATGGATGCTGCCGCATCTGCGCGAGCGGCCGGTCGCGCTGGTGCGCGCCCCCGAGGACATCGGCGGCGAGCTGTTCTTTCAGAAGCACAGTCAGAAGCTGTCGATTCCGCACGTCACGCAGCATGAGGGACTCGATCCGGGGCATCCGCCGCTGATCACGATCGACACGGCCGCCGCGCTGGTCGGCGCCGCGCAGATGGGCACCGTCGAACTTCATACGTGGAATGCGGTCGCGTCGAATATCGAAAAGCCCGATCGCGTGGTGTTCGATCTCGACCCGGATCCGTCGCTCGGTTGGGAACGCATGGTCGAGGCCGCGCAACTGACCCGCTCGCTGCTCGACGAACTGGGCCTGAAGTCGTTTTGCAAGACGAGCGGCGGCAAGGGCTTGCACGTGATCGTGCCACTCGCGAAGCAGGCCGGCTGGGACGAAGTGAAGGCTTTCTCGCAGGCGGTCGCGCAACATATGGCGTCGACGCTGCCGCAGTACTTCAGCGCAAAGATGGGCGCGCAGAATCGCAAGAAGAAGATTTTCATCGACTATCTGCGCAACAACCGCGGCTCGAGCACGGTGGCGGCCTTCTCGGTGCGCGCGCGGCCGGGGCTCGGCGTGTCGGTGCCGCTCGCGTGGGACGAACTCGACAGCACGACGAGCGGCGATCAATGGAACATCCGCAACGTCCACGAGCGCGTGGACGGCCTCGACAACGACCCGTGGGCCGACTACGCGAAGACCCGTCAGCGCATCACCGCGGCGATGAAAAAACGTCTGGGCGTCGCGTGA